One part of the Phycisphaeraceae bacterium genome encodes these proteins:
- a CDS encoding WXG100 family type VII secretion target, with protein sequence MSKAIVDPEELRRFAQDLKRFNANLQNQMGVLQGRLTTLGQTWRDQEQQKFAEEFDQTMRVLGRFVDLSAQHIPFLLKKAEKIEEYLHQR encoded by the coding sequence ATGAGCAAGGCGATCGTCGATCCGGAAGAACTCAGGCGGTTTGCGCAGGATCTCAAGCGATTCAATGCGAACCTGCAGAACCAGATGGGCGTTCTGCAGGGGCGTCTGACCACGCTGGGCCAAACCTGGAGGGACCAGGAGCAGCAGAAGTTCGCGGAGGAGTTCGACCAGACGATGCGGGTGCTTGGGCGGTTTGTCGATCTGTCGGCGCAGCACATCCCGTTCTTGTTGAAGAAGGCCGAGAAGATCGAGGAGTACCTGCACCAGCGGTAG